CTTTTTCCTGCTGAAAAATATGATAAAAGTTGAATATCAAACTTTGTTCAGATTTTGACTTCCTACTTCGTCATTAGCTATCTTTCTTATTTCTTTGTTCTTTTTTCCAAATTAGAAGCCAAATCGAGACTACCTGAAAGATGTATCTGTCAAGCGACCTAAAATGAAGGAGCCCAAAGTTCAAGATTCTTTGTCATGGAGAAAGCAAAGAAATCAAAATGTCTCTACCCAGGATGCTGGTCTTATTTCTGATACAATATCTAGCTTAAATAAATTTGCAGATGATGGAAGCTTTCTGCGTGGAGTTCTTCAAAAGCAGAGTAATAATTCTGGTAGAAGTAGTCCTGAAAGAGACAAAGTAAATTTGAAAACTGAGACAAGCTCAATAGTACAGGAATCATTAAGCGCAAATCAGCTAGCAGCCAAGGCTTTACAACTTCGCATGAAAGGGAAGCATGAAGAAGCTGAGAAACTTATGGTAAgacactctttttttttcttataacctcttatatttaattatttctcACATATGTGATGCATGCACTACTATGCAAATTTTCATATTGAGAATTACAACGCAAAGTCTTATtaggaaaaatgaaaaaaaatgaatgataaGGTAAAGAATAATGCTAAGTGTTTGGTATACACCTATAGTGGGGGTGGTGGGTGGTAGAAAGAATGAGGGCATCATGAGAATTTTATTGTAATTGAGCTTTGTTCTTATCCATTGATTCATTTAGACATCTATTCTCAGACTTGGTTTTACTCAATTTGCTTCAATCTTCGatttgtttatgttttttcCTATTATCTATTGTTATTGGTTTGAGGATTTCTACTGGAGtataactgtttttttttatttccattCTATAGAAAGAAATGGAGATTATCAAGGCTAAGCAGGATGTTGGTAATACTCTCCATAGGCCATCGAAGCCTGAAAGCTCCAGCCGGTAAGTTTGCATTTTATGATTGCTCTGTTTGTCCTTTTTTATATTGTGTGTTTGCTCTCTTGGAGAATTGCATTAATAGTTAGAAAGTAATTATAATTGATGtcctttataaaaaataaaataaaataaattataatgtcAAATTTGAGCCAACTTGTACAATTATGCTGTAATTGTTTCCTTATGAGTCTCACAAATCTAATTAGGTATTCCTTTTTGTCTAGTGCTGTTATTCAGGGTGTATCTCTTGGACGGAAGAAGAATAAAGAGGATGATGCTGATATGCATCTAGCTCAAAAGATTATGCAGAACAAACAATACAGTATGTCAGGTCGAGCAGATGATGAATATGACTTTGATGATGGCCCAAGAAAGAAGTCACAGAAGAAGCGGGGAGGTAATGATCAGGCTAACCAGAAAAATGTGATTGTTAATCGTTTCTCTTCAAACCAGCAAGAGCGCTGCATTTTCTGTTTGGAGAATCCCAGAAGGCCCAAACATCTTGTCGTGGCAATAGGAAATTACACATATTTGATGTTACCACAACAAGAGCCTTTGGTGCCTGGTCATTGTTGCATATTAACCATGCAGGTGAGCCTTTATAGTCTTTGCATAGCTTTATTGGACCATATTATATGAATGTAATAATTGACTTTTAGGGGATGAGGCTCCCATActgattttctttttctttttctttttctttttcaacagCATGTACCCTCCACGGTCAGTGTTGATGATGATGTTTGGGAAGAAATTCGAAACTTCAAGAAATGTCTCATTATGATGTTTGCAGAGAAAGAGAAGGATGTTGTGTTTCTGGAAACAGTGGTTGATTTGCCTCAACAACGCCGCCATTGTTTAGTTGAATGTATTCCTGTGCCTCGAGAAACCGATGAAGACCCTGTGAACTATTTTAAAAAGGTTAGTCAgcctttttatatatttttgtaagttttccttTTATATTCAATGCTTTGTGCTTGTTTTTAATGCTGGTAGATCCTCATTGGCATTGATGGAGAGAGTTTCATTTGATATGTTTTTTTTCCCTGTCAAATGATATGGAGTAAAATTGCTTGCCTTATCAAATATCTAAGTGACTTTATTACACATTTAGTTTCTCTTGTTTTGCTCACGAAATATCACTATTATAATTTCGATCTATACTATTGCATAagaaatattatgatatttgtgaattttgagattaaaaatttcttatatcaatatTACCATCGATACCAATATTTTCATTTTGATCATATCAGGAAATACGTGATGCTGAAGATGATTGGGCTGTTGCCAAGAATGTTGACACTGATTCAAAAGGATTGCGCGGTAAAATTCCCAAGAACATCCCATACTTTCATGTTGAATTTGGTCTAAAGAGAGGATTTCTCCATCAAATCGATGATGAAGAACAATTCAGGAGTGGTTTTGGCCTGAATGTCATGAGAGGAATACTTGAGCTGCCCGAGGAAGATATGTACCGTCGCAGGCGCCAGAGGT
This Cannabis sativa cultivar Pink pepper isolate KNU-18-1 chromosome 6, ASM2916894v1, whole genome shotgun sequence DNA region includes the following protein-coding sequences:
- the LOC115725011 gene encoding uncharacterized protein LOC115725011 isoform X2 — encoded protein: MLGGVKFIPRDQIAKDDGSDDLKKESKKSSRKEKHKSKKRRSRYSSSDEDLERVKKNSRKKKWYSSDEHSSSYSSESSSEDEKRGRSRRKGKKSYDDSSGEEANEKSNRKSKGRKEGSKEHRRKVDNKGSRQDNAEQDMSDDSRGADIVRKEIGLEWMLRPEAKTDRRHEETIENESAVDNKSEEKRTVNPRELNPYFKEDGSGYPEENDEPKAGDPKLLSSSLVGDGGASWRLKALKRAREQAARDGRKVDEVVEERWGSLGQLAVSVASHKAAPSRAHLHAIKSRQRGHADESNTDSENRPEKDTEMPNRDYLKDVSVKRPKMKEPKVQDSLSWRKQRNQNVSTQDAGLISDTISSLNKFADDGSFLRGVLQKQSNNSGRSSPERDKVNLKTETSSIVQESLSANQLAAKALQLRMKGKHEEAEKLMKEMEIIKAKQDVGNTLHRPSKPESSSRAVIQGVSLGRKKNKEDDADMHLAQKIMQNKQYSMSGRADDEYDFDDGPRKKSQKKRGGNDQANQKNVIVNRFSSNQQERCIFCLENPRRPKHLVVAIGNYTYLMLPQQEPLVPGHCCILTMQHVPSTVSVDDDVWEEIRNFKKCLIMMFAEKEKDVVFLETVVDLPQQRRHCLVECIPVPRETDEDPVNYFKKEIRDAEDDWAVAKNVDTDSKGLRGKIPKNIPYFHVEFGLKRGFLHQIDDEEQFRSGFGLNVMRGILELPEEDMYRRRRQRSESVSEQMQAVQKFTRDWEPFDWTKQLHQ
- the LOC115725011 gene encoding uncharacterized protein LOC115725011 isoform X1; this encodes MLGGVKFIPRDQIAKDDGSDDLKKESKKSSRKEKHKSKKRRSRYSSSDEDLERVKKNSRKKKWYSSDEHSSSYSSESSSEDEKRGRSRRKGKKSYDDSSGEEANEKSNRKSKGRKEGSKEHRRKVDNKGSRQDNAEQDMSDDSRGADIVRKEIGLEWMLRPEAKTDRRHEETIENESAVDNKSEEKRTVNPRELNPYFKEDGSGYPEENDEPKAGDPKLLSSSLVGDGGASWRLKALKRAREQAARDGRKVDEVVEERWGSLGQLAVSVASHKAAPSRAHLHAIKSRQRGHADESNTDSENRPEKDTEMKPNRDYLKDVSVKRPKMKEPKVQDSLSWRKQRNQNVSTQDAGLISDTISSLNKFADDGSFLRGVLQKQSNNSGRSSPERDKVNLKTETSSIVQESLSANQLAAKALQLRMKGKHEEAEKLMKEMEIIKAKQDVGNTLHRPSKPESSSRAVIQGVSLGRKKNKEDDADMHLAQKIMQNKQYSMSGRADDEYDFDDGPRKKSQKKRGGNDQANQKNVIVNRFSSNQQERCIFCLENPRRPKHLVVAIGNYTYLMLPQQEPLVPGHCCILTMQHVPSTVSVDDDVWEEIRNFKKCLIMMFAEKEKDVVFLETVVDLPQQRRHCLVECIPVPRETDEDPVNYFKKEIRDAEDDWAVAKNVDTDSKGLRGKIPKNIPYFHVEFGLKRGFLHQIDDEEQFRSGFGLNVMRGILELPEEDMYRRRRQRSESVSEQMQAVQKFTRDWEPFDWTKQLHQ